Proteins co-encoded in one Xiphophorus hellerii strain 12219 chromosome 10, Xiphophorus_hellerii-4.1, whole genome shotgun sequence genomic window:
- the eef2k gene encoding eukaryotic elongation factor 2 kinase isoform X4 — MDDDLMFSMEEEGSAQRPSVQRTGIKHRAHSLGDANASDDDEDEEHFISPILCDSAKEVCNYLKDLVYTRQLSNSLPKSNFLYRHENEAEHRSYTVISESARAAWINAIEKARAMPDPWAQFHLEDIETEPCVRYRYSAITGEWAQDQIHVKMGAQPFGKGAMRECFRAKKLSNFSHSSNWKSASNYVAKRYMETVDREVYFEDVRLQMEAKLWGEEYNRHRPPKQVDIMQMCVVEMTNRPGKPLFHLEHYIEGKYIKYNSNSGFVRDDNIRLTPQAFSHFTFERSGHQLIVVDIQGVGDLYTDPQIHTEKGTDFGDGNLGVRGMALFFHSHLCNKICKSMGLTPFDLSEPEASQLDCTNKLLKSAKTVLRGCEEVCGSPRVRTFSASRVPPLLSRLSEPSSADESASDMDSIPCSPLALPFSPVVAPGSMGKSSSGLSLSGMYEHDRLNNNTADHKDSESGGDSGYPSERRSEGDPNDHVDGVHHRYRPVSESDDDSIRRLTDEKWSFFHSSRAHVHRPSCVATEVERLNALLQKKIGQSILGKVHLAMVRYHEAGRFCEKDEQWDQDSAMFHLERAALCGELEAIVALGKCYLQLPHHILPDMEVEDNAGNRMKGFKYLLQAAEAGDRSSMIVVARAFDTGAGLSADRKRDWAEAIHWYDSTLNMMDYDEGGEFDGTQDEPRYSLLAREAEMFQEGSFNLTADPQKAGDLFTEAAEAAMAAMKGRLANQYYMKAEEAWALVEE, encoded by the exons ATGGATGACGACCTGATGTTCAGCATGGAGGAGGAGGGCAGCGCCCAGAGACCCTCCGTTCAGAGAACCGGCATCAAACACCGGGCTCACTCGCTCGGCGACGCCAACGCCAGCGACGACGATGAAGACGAGGAACACTTCATCTCGCCTATCCTGTGCGACTCTGCTAAAGAAGTCTGCAACTACCTGAAAGATCTGGTTTACACACGGCAGCTATCAAACTCACTTCCAAAGAGCAACTTCCTATACAGG CATGAAAACGAGGCAGAGCATCGATCGTACACTGTAATCTCTGAGAGCGCACGG GCGGCATGGATAAACGCCATAGAGAAGGCCCGAGCCATGCCTGACCCCTGGGCACAGTTCCACCTGGAGGACATCGAAACTGAACCCTGCGTTCGTTACAG GTACAGCGCAATCACAGGAGAATGGGCTCAAGACCAGATTCACGTCAAGATGGGGGCACAG CCCTTTGGGAAAGGAGCCATGAGGGAGTGTTTCAGAGC CAAGAAGTTGTCCAACTTCTCACACAGCAGCAACTGGAAGTCGGCGTCCAACTATGTTGCCAAGCGCTACATGGAGACCGTGGACAGAGAGGTTTACTTTGAGGACGTCCGGCTGCAGATGGAGGCCAAACTCTGGGGGGAGGAGTACAACCGCCACAGACCTCCCAAACAG GTGGACATCATGCAGATGTGCGTGGTGGAGATGACGAACAGACCGGGAAAACCGCTCTTCCACCTGGAGCATTACATCGAAGGGAAGTACATCAAGTACAACTCCAACTCGGGCTTCGTGAGGGACGACAACATCCGACTGACTCCACAG GCCTTCAGTCACTTCACCTTCGAGCGCTCGGGCCACCAGCTGATCGTGGTCGACATCCAGGGAGTCGGCGATCTCTACACAGACCCTCAGATCCACACAGAGAAGGGGACGGATTTCGGAGATGGAAATCTCG GTGTGCGGGGCATGGCTCTGTTCTTCCATTCCCACCTGTGCAACAAGATCTGCAAGAGCATGGGCCTGACGCCTTTCGATCTTTCTGAGCCAGAGGCGTCCCAGCTGGACTGCACCAACAAACTTCTG AAGTCGGCCAAGACGGTCCTGAGGGGCTGCGAGGAGGTCTGCGGCTCGCCTCGCGTCCGCACCTTTTCTGCCAGCCGCGTCCCTCCGCTGCTGTCCCGTCTGTCCGAGCCCTCGTCTGCGGACGAGAGCGCGAGTGACATGGACTCCATCCCCTGCTCGCCTCTCGCCCTCCCCTTCTCTCCTGTAGTGGCACCTGGATCCATGGGCAAATCCTCTTCAG GCTTGTCTCTTTCTGGAATGTACGAACACGACAGACTGAACAACAACACAGCTGATCACAAG GACTCGGAGAGCGGCGGAGACAGCGGCTACCCGAGCGAGAGGAGGAGTGAAGGGGATCCTAATGATCATGTAGACGGG GTCCATCACCGCTACAGACCTGTTTCTGAGTCGGATGACGACAGCATCAGACGG CTGACGGATGAGAAGTGGAGCTTCTTCCACTCGTCTCGGGCCCACGTCCACCGACCTTCCTGCGTGGCCACCGAGGTGGAGCGCCTGAACGCTCTGCTGCAGAAGAAGATCGGGCAGTCGATCCTGGGAAAG GTCCACCTGGCCATGGTGCGCTACCACGAAGCGGGCCGGTTCTGTGAGAAGGACGAGCAGTGGGATCAGGACTCGGCCATGTTCCACCTGGAGAGAGCCGCCCTGTGCGGAGAGCTGGAGGCCATCGTAGCCTTAGGAAAATGTTACCTGCAGCTGCCTCATCACATTCTCCCAGACATGGAGGTGGag GATAACGCAGGAAACAGGATGAAGGGGTTTAAGTATCTGCTCCAGGCTGCTGAGGCGGGAGACAGATCTTCTATGATCGTTGTGGCCAGAGCCTTCGATACGGGAGCCGGTCTGTCTGCTGACAG AAAGCGGGACTGGGCTGAAGCGATCCACTGGTACGACAGCACCCTGAACATGATGGACTACGATGAGGGCGGGGAGTTCGATGGCACGCAGGACGAGCCGAGATATTCGCTGCTGGCCAGAGAGGCGGAGATGTTCCAAGAGGGCAGCTTCAACCTTACTGCAGATCCACAGAAAGCAG GGGATTTGTTTACGGAAGCCGCGGAGGCTGCGATGGCGGCCATGAAAGGTCGCCTGGCCAACCAGTACTACATGAAAGCCGAAGAGGCCTGGGCATTGGTGGAGGAGTAA
- the eef2k gene encoding eukaryotic elongation factor 2 kinase isoform X2, with the protein MDDDLMFSMEEEGSAQRPSVQRTGIKHRAHSLGDANASDDDEDEEHFISPILCDSAKEVCNYLKDLVYTRQLSNSLPKSNFLYRHENEAEHRSYTVISESARAAWINAIEKARAMPDPWAQFHLEDIETEPCVRYRYSAITGEWAQDQIHVKMGAQPFGKGAMRECFRAKKLSNFSHSSNWKSASNYVAKRYMETVDREVYFEDVRLQMEAKLWGEEYNRHRPPKQVDIMQMCVVEMTNRPGKPLFHLEHYIEGKYIKYNSNSGFVRDDNIRLTPQAFSHFTFERSGHQLIVVDIQGVGDLYTDPQIHTEKGTDFGDGNLGVRGMALFFHSHLCNKICKSMGLTPFDLSEPEASQLDCTNKLLSAKTVLRGCEEVCGSPRVRTFSASRVPPLLSRLSEPSSADESASDMDSIPCSPLALPFSPVVAPGSMGKSSSGLSLSGMYEHDRLNNNTADHKDSESGGDSGYPSERRSEGDPNDHVDGVHHRYRPVSESDDDSIRRRKMVAPSRVSANLYSESPSNEGLTDEKWSFFHSSRAHVHRPSCVATEVERLNALLQKKIGQSILGKVHLAMVRYHEAGRFCEKDEQWDQDSAMFHLERAALCGELEAIVALGKCYLQLPHHILPDMEVEDNAGNRMKGFKYLLQAAEAGDRSSMIVVARAFDTGAGLSADRKRDWAEAIHWYDSTLNMMDYDEGGEFDGTQDEPRYSLLAREAEMFQEGSFNLTADPQKAGDLFTEAAEAAMAAMKGRLANQYYMKAEEAWALVEE; encoded by the exons ATGGATGACGACCTGATGTTCAGCATGGAGGAGGAGGGCAGCGCCCAGAGACCCTCCGTTCAGAGAACCGGCATCAAACACCGGGCTCACTCGCTCGGCGACGCCAACGCCAGCGACGACGATGAAGACGAGGAACACTTCATCTCGCCTATCCTGTGCGACTCTGCTAAAGAAGTCTGCAACTACCTGAAAGATCTGGTTTACACACGGCAGCTATCAAACTCACTTCCAAAGAGCAACTTCCTATACAGG CATGAAAACGAGGCAGAGCATCGATCGTACACTGTAATCTCTGAGAGCGCACGG GCGGCATGGATAAACGCCATAGAGAAGGCCCGAGCCATGCCTGACCCCTGGGCACAGTTCCACCTGGAGGACATCGAAACTGAACCCTGCGTTCGTTACAG GTACAGCGCAATCACAGGAGAATGGGCTCAAGACCAGATTCACGTCAAGATGGGGGCACAG CCCTTTGGGAAAGGAGCCATGAGGGAGTGTTTCAGAGC CAAGAAGTTGTCCAACTTCTCACACAGCAGCAACTGGAAGTCGGCGTCCAACTATGTTGCCAAGCGCTACATGGAGACCGTGGACAGAGAGGTTTACTTTGAGGACGTCCGGCTGCAGATGGAGGCCAAACTCTGGGGGGAGGAGTACAACCGCCACAGACCTCCCAAACAG GTGGACATCATGCAGATGTGCGTGGTGGAGATGACGAACAGACCGGGAAAACCGCTCTTCCACCTGGAGCATTACATCGAAGGGAAGTACATCAAGTACAACTCCAACTCGGGCTTCGTGAGGGACGACAACATCCGACTGACTCCACAG GCCTTCAGTCACTTCACCTTCGAGCGCTCGGGCCACCAGCTGATCGTGGTCGACATCCAGGGAGTCGGCGATCTCTACACAGACCCTCAGATCCACACAGAGAAGGGGACGGATTTCGGAGATGGAAATCTCG GTGTGCGGGGCATGGCTCTGTTCTTCCATTCCCACCTGTGCAACAAGATCTGCAAGAGCATGGGCCTGACGCCTTTCGATCTTTCTGAGCCAGAGGCGTCCCAGCTGGACTGCACCAACAAACTTCTG TCGGCCAAGACGGTCCTGAGGGGCTGCGAGGAGGTCTGCGGCTCGCCTCGCGTCCGCACCTTTTCTGCCAGCCGCGTCCCTCCGCTGCTGTCCCGTCTGTCCGAGCCCTCGTCTGCGGACGAGAGCGCGAGTGACATGGACTCCATCCCCTGCTCGCCTCTCGCCCTCCCCTTCTCTCCTGTAGTGGCACCTGGATCCATGGGCAAATCCTCTTCAG GCTTGTCTCTTTCTGGAATGTACGAACACGACAGACTGAACAACAACACAGCTGATCACAAG GACTCGGAGAGCGGCGGAGACAGCGGCTACCCGAGCGAGAGGAGGAGTGAAGGGGATCCTAATGATCATGTAGACGGG GTCCATCACCGCTACAGACCTGTTTCTGAGTCGGATGACGACAGCATCAGACGG AGGAAGATGGTAGCTCCTTCAAGAGTCTCAGCGAATTTATACTCTGAAAGTCCCAGCAACGAAGGG CTGACGGATGAGAAGTGGAGCTTCTTCCACTCGTCTCGGGCCCACGTCCACCGACCTTCCTGCGTGGCCACCGAGGTGGAGCGCCTGAACGCTCTGCTGCAGAAGAAGATCGGGCAGTCGATCCTGGGAAAG GTCCACCTGGCCATGGTGCGCTACCACGAAGCGGGCCGGTTCTGTGAGAAGGACGAGCAGTGGGATCAGGACTCGGCCATGTTCCACCTGGAGAGAGCCGCCCTGTGCGGAGAGCTGGAGGCCATCGTAGCCTTAGGAAAATGTTACCTGCAGCTGCCTCATCACATTCTCCCAGACATGGAGGTGGag GATAACGCAGGAAACAGGATGAAGGGGTTTAAGTATCTGCTCCAGGCTGCTGAGGCGGGAGACAGATCTTCTATGATCGTTGTGGCCAGAGCCTTCGATACGGGAGCCGGTCTGTCTGCTGACAG AAAGCGGGACTGGGCTGAAGCGATCCACTGGTACGACAGCACCCTGAACATGATGGACTACGATGAGGGCGGGGAGTTCGATGGCACGCAGGACGAGCCGAGATATTCGCTGCTGGCCAGAGAGGCGGAGATGTTCCAAGAGGGCAGCTTCAACCTTACTGCAGATCCACAGAAAGCAG GGGATTTGTTTACGGAAGCCGCGGAGGCTGCGATGGCGGCCATGAAAGGTCGCCTGGCCAACCAGTACTACATGAAAGCCGAAGAGGCCTGGGCATTGGTGGAGGAGTAA
- the eef2k gene encoding eukaryotic elongation factor 2 kinase isoform X3 yields MDDDLMFSMEEEGSAQRPSVQRTGIKHRAHSLGDANASDDDEDEEHFISPILCDSAKEVCNYLKDLVYTRQLSNSLPKSNFLYRAAWINAIEKARAMPDPWAQFHLEDIETEPCVRYRYSAITGEWAQDQIHVKMGAQPFGKGAMRECFRAKKLSNFSHSSNWKSASNYVAKRYMETVDREVYFEDVRLQMEAKLWGEEYNRHRPPKQVDIMQMCVVEMTNRPGKPLFHLEHYIEGKYIKYNSNSGFVRDDNIRLTPQAFSHFTFERSGHQLIVVDIQGVGDLYTDPQIHTEKGTDFGDGNLGVRGMALFFHSHLCNKICKSMGLTPFDLSEPEASQLDCTNKLLKSAKTVLRGCEEVCGSPRVRTFSASRVPPLLSRLSEPSSADESASDMDSIPCSPLALPFSPVVAPGSMGKSSSGLSLSGMYEHDRLNNNTADHKDSESGGDSGYPSERRSEGDPNDHVDGVHHRYRPVSESDDDSIRRRKMVAPSRVSANLYSESPSNEGLTDEKWSFFHSSRAHVHRPSCVATEVERLNALLQKKIGQSILGKVHLAMVRYHEAGRFCEKDEQWDQDSAMFHLERAALCGELEAIVALGKCYLQLPHHILPDMEVEDNAGNRMKGFKYLLQAAEAGDRSSMIVVARAFDTGAGLSADRKRDWAEAIHWYDSTLNMMDYDEGGEFDGTQDEPRYSLLAREAEMFQEGSFNLTADPQKAGDLFTEAAEAAMAAMKGRLANQYYMKAEEAWALVEE; encoded by the exons ATGGATGACGACCTGATGTTCAGCATGGAGGAGGAGGGCAGCGCCCAGAGACCCTCCGTTCAGAGAACCGGCATCAAACACCGGGCTCACTCGCTCGGCGACGCCAACGCCAGCGACGACGATGAAGACGAGGAACACTTCATCTCGCCTATCCTGTGCGACTCTGCTAAAGAAGTCTGCAACTACCTGAAAGATCTGGTTTACACACGGCAGCTATCAAACTCACTTCCAAAGAGCAACTTCCTATACAGG GCGGCATGGATAAACGCCATAGAGAAGGCCCGAGCCATGCCTGACCCCTGGGCACAGTTCCACCTGGAGGACATCGAAACTGAACCCTGCGTTCGTTACAG GTACAGCGCAATCACAGGAGAATGGGCTCAAGACCAGATTCACGTCAAGATGGGGGCACAG CCCTTTGGGAAAGGAGCCATGAGGGAGTGTTTCAGAGC CAAGAAGTTGTCCAACTTCTCACACAGCAGCAACTGGAAGTCGGCGTCCAACTATGTTGCCAAGCGCTACATGGAGACCGTGGACAGAGAGGTTTACTTTGAGGACGTCCGGCTGCAGATGGAGGCCAAACTCTGGGGGGAGGAGTACAACCGCCACAGACCTCCCAAACAG GTGGACATCATGCAGATGTGCGTGGTGGAGATGACGAACAGACCGGGAAAACCGCTCTTCCACCTGGAGCATTACATCGAAGGGAAGTACATCAAGTACAACTCCAACTCGGGCTTCGTGAGGGACGACAACATCCGACTGACTCCACAG GCCTTCAGTCACTTCACCTTCGAGCGCTCGGGCCACCAGCTGATCGTGGTCGACATCCAGGGAGTCGGCGATCTCTACACAGACCCTCAGATCCACACAGAGAAGGGGACGGATTTCGGAGATGGAAATCTCG GTGTGCGGGGCATGGCTCTGTTCTTCCATTCCCACCTGTGCAACAAGATCTGCAAGAGCATGGGCCTGACGCCTTTCGATCTTTCTGAGCCAGAGGCGTCCCAGCTGGACTGCACCAACAAACTTCTG AAGTCGGCCAAGACGGTCCTGAGGGGCTGCGAGGAGGTCTGCGGCTCGCCTCGCGTCCGCACCTTTTCTGCCAGCCGCGTCCCTCCGCTGCTGTCCCGTCTGTCCGAGCCCTCGTCTGCGGACGAGAGCGCGAGTGACATGGACTCCATCCCCTGCTCGCCTCTCGCCCTCCCCTTCTCTCCTGTAGTGGCACCTGGATCCATGGGCAAATCCTCTTCAG GCTTGTCTCTTTCTGGAATGTACGAACACGACAGACTGAACAACAACACAGCTGATCACAAG GACTCGGAGAGCGGCGGAGACAGCGGCTACCCGAGCGAGAGGAGGAGTGAAGGGGATCCTAATGATCATGTAGACGGG GTCCATCACCGCTACAGACCTGTTTCTGAGTCGGATGACGACAGCATCAGACGG AGGAAGATGGTAGCTCCTTCAAGAGTCTCAGCGAATTTATACTCTGAAAGTCCCAGCAACGAAGGG CTGACGGATGAGAAGTGGAGCTTCTTCCACTCGTCTCGGGCCCACGTCCACCGACCTTCCTGCGTGGCCACCGAGGTGGAGCGCCTGAACGCTCTGCTGCAGAAGAAGATCGGGCAGTCGATCCTGGGAAAG GTCCACCTGGCCATGGTGCGCTACCACGAAGCGGGCCGGTTCTGTGAGAAGGACGAGCAGTGGGATCAGGACTCGGCCATGTTCCACCTGGAGAGAGCCGCCCTGTGCGGAGAGCTGGAGGCCATCGTAGCCTTAGGAAAATGTTACCTGCAGCTGCCTCATCACATTCTCCCAGACATGGAGGTGGag GATAACGCAGGAAACAGGATGAAGGGGTTTAAGTATCTGCTCCAGGCTGCTGAGGCGGGAGACAGATCTTCTATGATCGTTGTGGCCAGAGCCTTCGATACGGGAGCCGGTCTGTCTGCTGACAG AAAGCGGGACTGGGCTGAAGCGATCCACTGGTACGACAGCACCCTGAACATGATGGACTACGATGAGGGCGGGGAGTTCGATGGCACGCAGGACGAGCCGAGATATTCGCTGCTGGCCAGAGAGGCGGAGATGTTCCAAGAGGGCAGCTTCAACCTTACTGCAGATCCACAGAAAGCAG GGGATTTGTTTACGGAAGCCGCGGAGGCTGCGATGGCGGCCATGAAAGGTCGCCTGGCCAACCAGTACTACATGAAAGCCGAAGAGGCCTGGGCATTGGTGGAGGAGTAA
- the tha1 gene encoding threonine aldolase 1 translates to MFLKAFSCRVLASFPRRKPLCAQYAALGHPKRNYYNAEKPGCPGPGEAAHVRVVDLRSDTVTKPGPAMRQAMAQAEVGDDVKGEDPTVNELQKLAAEMFGMEASLFVPSGTMSNLIAVMVHCRERGDEMIVGDLSHLHLCEQGGSAQLAGVHATTVTTRPDGTFDLKQLESKIQHGYPDSHYPHTRLICVENTHNIQGGRVLPLPFLQEVRALADHYGLSVHMDGARVMNAAVALGVSPSSILQHTHTVSVCLSKGLGSPVGTMLAGPRDFISKAVRCRKALGGGMRQAGVLAAAGKLSLLEMVGRLEEDHHNAKTFALALLNCEPSLFDVDMSAVETNILCFRMKDCALSPQDFCARLGQVGEGEEASLGQGVRVLMHPHYGNSIRAVWHLGISPEDTQLAIKKMQFVAGQHLNNRT, encoded by the exons ATGTTTCTGAAAGCATTTTCCTGCAGAGTTTTGGCCTCATTTCCTCGCCGGAAGCCGCTCTGTGCGCAATATGCGGCTCTTGGACATCCCAAGCGGAACTACTATAACGCCGAGAAGCCTGGGTGCCCCGGACCCGGCGAGGCGGCTCACGTCCGGGTGGTGGATCTCCGCAGCGACACGGTGACCAAGCCGGGGCCGGCGATGCGCCAGGCCATGGCGCAGGCCGAGGTCGGAGACGATGTGAAGGGGGAGGATCCGACAGTGAACG AGTTACAGAAACttgcagcagaaatgtttgggATGGAGGCCTCCCTGTTCGTCCCCTCAGGAACCATGAGTAATCTCATCGCAG TGATGGTGCACTGCAGGGAGCGCGGCGACGAGATGATTGTGGGAGATCTCTCCCACCTGCACCTCTGCGAGCAAGGAGGAAGCGCTCAG CTGGCCGGCGTCCACGCCACCACGGTGACCACTCGTCCTGATGGGACATTTGACTTGAAGCAGCTGGAGTCCAAGATTCAGCACGGTTACCCCGACTCCCATtacccacacacacgcctcaTATGCGTGGAGAACACACACAACATCCAGGGAGGACGAGTGCTGCCTCTGCCCTTCCTGCAGGAG GTTCGTGCTTTAGCAGATCACTACGGCTTGTCGGTTCACATGGATGGAGCGAGGGTGATGAACGCCGCCGTGGCCCTCGGCGTGTCGCCGTCCTCCAtactgcagcacacacacacagtcagcgTCTGCCTCTCCAAG GGTTTGGGCTCGCCGGTGGGCACCATGCTGGCCGGACCTCGGGACTTCATATCCAAAGCAGTTCGCTGCCGTAAAGCCTTAGGTGGGGGGATGCGGCAGGCCGGTGTCCTTGCAGCAGCCGGAAAACTGTCTTTGTTGGAGATGGTAGGACGGCTTGAGGAAGATCACCACAATGCCAAAACCTTTGCTCTGG CTCTGCTCAACTGCGAGCCCTCCCTGTTTGACGTGGACATGTCGGCTGTGGAGACAAACATCCTGTGTTTCAGAATGAAGGATTGTGCCTTGAGTCCCCAGGACTTCTGTGCCCGCCTGGGTCAGGTCGGGGAGGGGGAAGAGGCGTCCCTGGGGCAGGGAGTCCGGGTTCTCATGCACCCTCATTATGGGAACTCCATCAGGGCGGTGTGGCATCTTGGAATATCCCCTGAAGACACCCAGCTGGCtatcaagaaaatgcagtttgtggCTGGTCAGCACTTGAACAATAGAACCTGA
- the eef2k gene encoding eukaryotic elongation factor 2 kinase isoform X1 — protein MDDDLMFSMEEEGSAQRPSVQRTGIKHRAHSLGDANASDDDEDEEHFISPILCDSAKEVCNYLKDLVYTRQLSNSLPKSNFLYRHENEAEHRSYTVISESARAAWINAIEKARAMPDPWAQFHLEDIETEPCVRYRYSAITGEWAQDQIHVKMGAQPFGKGAMRECFRAKKLSNFSHSSNWKSASNYVAKRYMETVDREVYFEDVRLQMEAKLWGEEYNRHRPPKQVDIMQMCVVEMTNRPGKPLFHLEHYIEGKYIKYNSNSGFVRDDNIRLTPQAFSHFTFERSGHQLIVVDIQGVGDLYTDPQIHTEKGTDFGDGNLGVRGMALFFHSHLCNKICKSMGLTPFDLSEPEASQLDCTNKLLKSAKTVLRGCEEVCGSPRVRTFSASRVPPLLSRLSEPSSADESASDMDSIPCSPLALPFSPVVAPGSMGKSSSGLSLSGMYEHDRLNNNTADHKDSESGGDSGYPSERRSEGDPNDHVDGVHHRYRPVSESDDDSIRRRKMVAPSRVSANLYSESPSNEGLTDEKWSFFHSSRAHVHRPSCVATEVERLNALLQKKIGQSILGKVHLAMVRYHEAGRFCEKDEQWDQDSAMFHLERAALCGELEAIVALGKCYLQLPHHILPDMEVEDNAGNRMKGFKYLLQAAEAGDRSSMIVVARAFDTGAGLSADRKRDWAEAIHWYDSTLNMMDYDEGGEFDGTQDEPRYSLLAREAEMFQEGSFNLTADPQKAGDLFTEAAEAAMAAMKGRLANQYYMKAEEAWALVEE, from the exons ATGGATGACGACCTGATGTTCAGCATGGAGGAGGAGGGCAGCGCCCAGAGACCCTCCGTTCAGAGAACCGGCATCAAACACCGGGCTCACTCGCTCGGCGACGCCAACGCCAGCGACGACGATGAAGACGAGGAACACTTCATCTCGCCTATCCTGTGCGACTCTGCTAAAGAAGTCTGCAACTACCTGAAAGATCTGGTTTACACACGGCAGCTATCAAACTCACTTCCAAAGAGCAACTTCCTATACAGG CATGAAAACGAGGCAGAGCATCGATCGTACACTGTAATCTCTGAGAGCGCACGG GCGGCATGGATAAACGCCATAGAGAAGGCCCGAGCCATGCCTGACCCCTGGGCACAGTTCCACCTGGAGGACATCGAAACTGAACCCTGCGTTCGTTACAG GTACAGCGCAATCACAGGAGAATGGGCTCAAGACCAGATTCACGTCAAGATGGGGGCACAG CCCTTTGGGAAAGGAGCCATGAGGGAGTGTTTCAGAGC CAAGAAGTTGTCCAACTTCTCACACAGCAGCAACTGGAAGTCGGCGTCCAACTATGTTGCCAAGCGCTACATGGAGACCGTGGACAGAGAGGTTTACTTTGAGGACGTCCGGCTGCAGATGGAGGCCAAACTCTGGGGGGAGGAGTACAACCGCCACAGACCTCCCAAACAG GTGGACATCATGCAGATGTGCGTGGTGGAGATGACGAACAGACCGGGAAAACCGCTCTTCCACCTGGAGCATTACATCGAAGGGAAGTACATCAAGTACAACTCCAACTCGGGCTTCGTGAGGGACGACAACATCCGACTGACTCCACAG GCCTTCAGTCACTTCACCTTCGAGCGCTCGGGCCACCAGCTGATCGTGGTCGACATCCAGGGAGTCGGCGATCTCTACACAGACCCTCAGATCCACACAGAGAAGGGGACGGATTTCGGAGATGGAAATCTCG GTGTGCGGGGCATGGCTCTGTTCTTCCATTCCCACCTGTGCAACAAGATCTGCAAGAGCATGGGCCTGACGCCTTTCGATCTTTCTGAGCCAGAGGCGTCCCAGCTGGACTGCACCAACAAACTTCTG AAGTCGGCCAAGACGGTCCTGAGGGGCTGCGAGGAGGTCTGCGGCTCGCCTCGCGTCCGCACCTTTTCTGCCAGCCGCGTCCCTCCGCTGCTGTCCCGTCTGTCCGAGCCCTCGTCTGCGGACGAGAGCGCGAGTGACATGGACTCCATCCCCTGCTCGCCTCTCGCCCTCCCCTTCTCTCCTGTAGTGGCACCTGGATCCATGGGCAAATCCTCTTCAG GCTTGTCTCTTTCTGGAATGTACGAACACGACAGACTGAACAACAACACAGCTGATCACAAG GACTCGGAGAGCGGCGGAGACAGCGGCTACCCGAGCGAGAGGAGGAGTGAAGGGGATCCTAATGATCATGTAGACGGG GTCCATCACCGCTACAGACCTGTTTCTGAGTCGGATGACGACAGCATCAGACGG AGGAAGATGGTAGCTCCTTCAAGAGTCTCAGCGAATTTATACTCTGAAAGTCCCAGCAACGAAGGG CTGACGGATGAGAAGTGGAGCTTCTTCCACTCGTCTCGGGCCCACGTCCACCGACCTTCCTGCGTGGCCACCGAGGTGGAGCGCCTGAACGCTCTGCTGCAGAAGAAGATCGGGCAGTCGATCCTGGGAAAG GTCCACCTGGCCATGGTGCGCTACCACGAAGCGGGCCGGTTCTGTGAGAAGGACGAGCAGTGGGATCAGGACTCGGCCATGTTCCACCTGGAGAGAGCCGCCCTGTGCGGAGAGCTGGAGGCCATCGTAGCCTTAGGAAAATGTTACCTGCAGCTGCCTCATCACATTCTCCCAGACATGGAGGTGGag GATAACGCAGGAAACAGGATGAAGGGGTTTAAGTATCTGCTCCAGGCTGCTGAGGCGGGAGACAGATCTTCTATGATCGTTGTGGCCAGAGCCTTCGATACGGGAGCCGGTCTGTCTGCTGACAG AAAGCGGGACTGGGCTGAAGCGATCCACTGGTACGACAGCACCCTGAACATGATGGACTACGATGAGGGCGGGGAGTTCGATGGCACGCAGGACGAGCCGAGATATTCGCTGCTGGCCAGAGAGGCGGAGATGTTCCAAGAGGGCAGCTTCAACCTTACTGCAGATCCACAGAAAGCAG GGGATTTGTTTACGGAAGCCGCGGAGGCTGCGATGGCGGCCATGAAAGGTCGCCTGGCCAACCAGTACTACATGAAAGCCGAAGAGGCCTGGGCATTGGTGGAGGAGTAA